TCCGAcatcctgaattccaccggaaagtataattccaatgccggactctagccgggtattacaatttttgTTTTGGTTCTATACCCCGGTTGATTTTGAACGTGTTTGGAATGGAACTCCTTGGCTTTTCAATAATCATCTCTTGATTTTACACCCTCTTCAACCTGGGGAGGTTCCATTATTGGTTCCTTTAATTTACGTTAGTGAATGGGTTCAGATTCATGACCTCAAAGCGGGATTTTTTTCTGAATCAGTGGCACGTTCCTTGGCTAATTTTATTGGGGATTACCTGGACCATGATTTGACCAGGGTTTCTACTGTTGAATCAGAATCTTATGTTAGGGTTCGTGTCAGGATGGATGTGAAGAATCCTCTGAAAAGGCGTCGTCGACTAGTTGCCCTTGATGGTACCTCTTTCTTTGCCCGTTTTGCTTATGAACACTTTCAGGTTTTTTGTTTTCTGTGTGGACGGTTGGGCCATACAGATTCTTTTTGTGACCTTTTGCTCCATCATAAGAAGGAGTCTTTGACGCCTCAATAGGGTCCTGAGTTAAAAGCTGTTCAGCGTAGGTACCAATGTCCAACTAGCTCTTGGCTGCGGTTTGAAAATTTGAGTTTACACTCACAGGCCCCTGCTTCTGGTGGGAACTCTTCTTTCCAGAACTAGTTGCCTTCACAGGTTTTCCTTAATTCTTTTTTGGGAGCGCTTGCTACGGATGGTGAAAATGATTTTAGTGCTGGTTCTATGGAGACTGATTGTAATGGGGATAAGCAATATGCAGGAGAGAATGATCCTTTATACAAGCCTGATGATGGTAAGAAGCGTCAACGGGTTGTTTCTACTGGCATAATTTATGAGACTATGGATTCAAGgtcagactcttcttctctatcGGGCGAACCCGCTGAACGGGTCGCCCGTCAACAATGAGGATAATTTGCTGGAACTGCCGAGGTGTGGGCAATCCTCAGGCAGTAAATGCTATGGTGGATATTGTACAGTATTATAAACCatctattctttttcttatgGAAACAAAAGCTAATGGTATAAGGATGGAACAAATAAAGTCTTTATTACATTTTTCTCATTGTTTTTCTGTTGATTGTGTTGGTATTGGGGGTGGTCTCTCTCTTATGTGGAAAGATGATGTCAAGCTAGCCATTACAGATTATTGctctaattttattgattctacAATTGGGGACGGTTCTGATTGTTGGAGGTTTACTGGGTTCTATGGTTGCCCTGAGTCGGGTTGTCGCCGAACTTCGTGGAATTTGTTGAGGGCTTTGGCTGATAGGAGTCAGCTTCCTTGGTTATGTAGTGGTGACTATAATGATATTGCTGATCCGTTGGAAAAAGTTGGTGGTCCTCTTCGTTGTATTTCTTTGATTAATGGGTTTTGTAATGCTCTTGCTGATGCCAATTTAAATGATATTCAGGCTGTGGGGGCTTTTTTGTCTTATACATATAGAGAGGGTACTGTTCAGTGTTCGAATGAGAGGTTGGATCGTGCTTGTTCTAATGCAACCTGGGATGCTCGTTTTCCTGATGCGATTTCGTCTAATTTAGTTGCTCCAGTTTCTAATCATACTCCTTTATTGATTGAAACTGTTGGAACTCAAGTTAGGGAGGCTAATCGACGATTTCGTTTTGACAATTCATGGCTTGAGGATGATGAGTTAGGGGAAGTGGTTTTGATGTCTTGGCAGCAAGGTTTGGGGTTGGATTTTATTCAACGTAAAGACCAGCTTGTGAAGCGTGTTCAGTATTGGGGGAAGAATAGAAACCGCATGCGTTGGCTTCAAAAAGAACGAATTAAGAAGAGATTGGGGGAGTGTTCTGAATCGCTTGATACAAGGGTAGTGCGGCAACTGAAGGATGTCTGGAATCAAATTTTGGCAGAGGAGGATATTAGACTACGCCAACAAGCAAAACAGTTCTGGTTTAGACATGGGGATAGGAACTCAAAATATTTCCATAATAGTATCAAAGCTCGTCGCAGATATAATCGGATTCAGCAAATTGTGACATCAGATGGTTCATTATCTTCGGATGTGGGTACTATTCAGGATGCATTTTTGCAATATTTTTCGGGTTTATTTTTCAATTCACCTACTGATTTTGCGGAACTTCTCCCTCTGGTTCAGCCTAGAATTGGGGCCGAAGATAATGTCGAGTTATTGGCAGATTTTACAGATGAAGAATTTCGTTCAGCGCTCTTTCAGATGGACCCGAATAAAGCTCCTGGGTTGGATGGTCTTAATCCGGCTTTTTTCCAGAAATATTGGCCAATTATTGGGGTGGATGTTTGCAATATTTGTCGGTTGTGGCTTGCACAAGGTAATATCCCTTCTGAAATCTCCAGTGCTTTAATTGTTCTTATTCCGAAATGTGTGAATCCTGTTGATGTAAAGgattttaggcctattgctaTTTGTAATGTGATTTATAAGATCTTGTCTAAGGCCTTAGCCAATAGATTGAAGAGGGTCCTGCATAAAATTATTTCGCCAAATCAGTCTGCTTTCATTCCTGGGAGACTAATTACAGATAATTTTATTGTTGCTTTTGAGACCATGCATGGTTTGAAATTACAAAATAGGGGTAGTGTGGGGTCGTGTGCTCTGAAAATTGATATTGCTAAGGTCTATGATAGAGTTGAATGGTCATATTTGTTTGCGATGTTATCTGCATTGGGCTTTTCTGATACTTGGGTTGGTTGGATGCGTATGTGTTTTTCAAACATGAGCTACTACATTGCTGTTAACGGAGCAGAGATTGGTCCTGTGGTTCCAAGTCGGGGTCTTCGGCAGAGGGATCCCATTTCTccctatttatttttaattgttgcTGAAGGACTGTCTTTGTTGATTCAGGATAGTGAAAATAGGGGCCTCTTGCATGGGTGTTGCGCGAAAGTTGGTTGCCCCCCGGTTTCTCACCTTTTCTTTGCAGATGATTCCTTACTATTTTTTGATGGTACAGTAGGGGAAGCTATACGGATTAAGCAAATTCTTGGTGTTTATGAGAAGGCTTCAGGTCAGGCTGTAAATTTTGATCATGTTTAGTCCGTGTGTGTCTGAGGAAAACCGGTTGACCATCTCTGGTATACTTGATGTTCATCTTCCTTTGAGTAGCGGTAATTATTTGGGGTTACCATCTCTTATTGGTCGTAGTAAAAAGcaaattttctctttcttgaGGGATCGCATTTGGAAACGTATTAGTAGTTGGAGTAATCGTTTTCTTTCTCGTACAGGCAGAGAAGTATTAATTAAATCTGTATTACAGGCAATTCCAACATATTGCATGAATGTTTTTTTATTACCTGTTTCCACTTGCCGTCAGCTACAGGTCATGATGAATAAATTTTGGTGGGGTGGTTGTCGTGAGGATGGGAGAGGGATGAATTGGCTCTCGTGGGATCGAATGTGTGGGCGTAAATCAGAAGGTGGGATGGGCTTTCGGGATTTGGCTAGTTTTAATACTGCCTTATTGGGAAAGCAAGGTTGGCGTTTGTTGATTGACACCAATTCTCTTCTATATAGAGTGCTCAAAGCTAAATATTTTCTGAATGGGGATTTTTTGTGAGCTCGGTTAGGTTCTAACTATAGCTTCGTTTGGAAGAGTATTTTGTCTTCTCAACAAGTGTTGCAACGTGGGGTAAGGTGGCGAATTGGTGATGGTAAGCAGGTTTTTGTTGTTAATTGCCCTTGGATTCCTCGGGATATTGGTTTTATGCCTTTAGATGAGTCGATATTTATTCCTGAAGCCATGAGagtatgtgatttgtttgttgaAGGTGAGCTGCGTTGGGATGTAGAGAAGCTAATGAATATTTTTAGTATTGCTGATATGAGAGTTATTCTTACTATTCCATTGCCTCTATTCCCAAAACCGGATAAATTAATTTGGTACTTGCATAAGAAGGGTGTGTACTCAGTTAAATCTGCATATTTTTGTGCCTTAGAATTGTCGGGTAGGACTGGTGTGCTGGGTTATAATGATGGGTGGAACCGTCTTTGGTCTCTTGATGTTCCTCCCAAAGTTCGTGATTTTCTTTGGCGTGCTTGTCGTGGAGTGCTTCTTACTCGGGATATTCTTTTGAGGCGTGGGATACATATACCTGGTGCATGTCTTTTTTGTGATCATGATGAATCTATTTCACATGTTTTTTTGCATTGTCCAATGCTGTTGAGTTATGGAGACTTGCTGGTTTTTCTACTGCTGTTGATTTTCCTATATTCATGGATTTCTTTCTTCATATTTATAATACTTTTGGCAGAGAAAGGACAGCACGTATGGCTATACATGCATAGAAGTTATGGCATGCCAGGAATGAAAGATTGtgggtcaataaagttttgtcaCCTAGTGAGGTTCATCATGCTGCTAGTTCCTATTTTAATGATTATGTGGCTTCACTT
The genomic region above belongs to Manihot esculenta cultivar AM560-2 chromosome 3, M.esculenta_v8, whole genome shotgun sequence and contains:
- the LOC110611696 gene encoding uncharacterized protein LOC110611696; the encoded protein is MRIICWNCRGVGNPQAVNAMVDIVQYYKPSILFLMETKANGIRMEQIKSLLHFSHCFSVDCVGIGGGLSLMWKDDVKLAITDYCSNFIDSTIGDGSDCWRFTGFYGCPESGCRRTSWNLLRALADRSQLPWLCSGDYNDIADPLEKVGGPLRCISLINGFCNALADANLNDIQAVGAFLSYTYREGTVQCSNERLDRACSNATWDARFPDAISSNLVAPVSNHTPLLIETVGTQVREANRRFRFDNSWLEDDELGEVVLMSWQQGLGLDFIQRKDQLVKRVQYWGKNRNRMRWLQKERIKKRLGECSESLDTRVVRQLKDVWNQILAEEDIRLRQQAKQFWFRHGDRNSKYFHNSIKARRRYNRIQQIVTSDGSLSSDVGTIQDAFLQYFSGLFFNSPTDFAELLPLVQPRIGAEDNVELLADFTDEEFRSALFQMDPNKAPGLDGLNPAFFQKYWPIIGVDVCNICRLWLAQGNIPSEISSALIVLIPKCVNPVDVKDFRPIAICNVIYKILSKALANRLKRVLHKIISPNQSAFIPGRLITDNFIVAFETMHGLKLQNRGSVGSCALKIDIAKVYDRVEWSYLFAMLSALGFSDTWVGWMRMCFSNMSYYIAVNGAEIGPVVPSRGLRQRDPISPYLFLIVAEGLSLLIQDSENRGLLHGCCAKVGCPPVSHLFFADDSLLFFDGTVGEAIRIKQILGVYEKASGREVLIKSVLQAIPTYCMNVFLLPVSTCRQLQVMMNKFWWGGCREDGRGMNWLSWDRMCGRKSEGGMGFRDLASFNTALLGKQGSNYSFVWKSILSSQQVLQRGVRWRIGDGKQVFVVNCPWIPRDIGFMPLDESIFIPEAMRVCDLFVEGELRWDVEKLMNIFSIADMRVILTIPLPLFPKPDKLIWYLHKKGVYSVKSAYFCALELSGRTGVLGYNDGWNRLWSLDVPPKVRDFLWRACRGVLLTRDILLRRGIHIPGACLFCDHDESISHVFLHCPMLLSYGDLLPRTLSHPSVSRVLPLVEATTLEVDWIAFIDCAVFASADLFGFAAVFEDLEGFFSIAISGFYEGGGQPVIAEASCIFTDNQSLALAIRSLDDFSEFRLVVSDCKDAMRSHGNIHVRWVRRSENRAAHLLARESIHHCRFKIWIDIPDCLLDYYFTR